The Plasmodium coatneyi strain Hackeri chromosome 5, complete sequence DNA window AGAAGTGATAAAGGAATCCTTTCAAATAgagttcctttttcctcttcagaAAATTTACCACTTCTGttgtatttttattataaatcGTTATGGCACATCTGCTAAAGTAACCTGATAAGACTTCATTTAGTTGACTTTTCCTGAGGACAAAACTCCAAAACAGCTTCATTAGCTTGTCATTGTAGACAAGCGAATCTGTGATCAGCTTATTTTCTGCATTTATTATTTGGTGGCACTTGTAAGGAAACTTGTACGACTTGTCGTAGTTACTCTTATCTTCTGACTCCTCTGTGATGTaccttattatttttttcaaattttcctccttcgatAGGAAGTTTACTAACTCGTAGTTCTCTGCCTTTATCTCCTGGATCAGCCCCTCGTAGCTCAGCAGCCCCTCCAGGTCGTTCTCCTCCAGGTGCTTGCTCACGTCCAGCGGCAGGCACTCGCTCTTCAGCTTCCAGTACAGCCCATTCTCCATCGTGCAAGCAAGTGGTGAAATGGTGCTGCAAAGGGACCAACGCGGTGGTGCGGGGAAGATAAACCTGGTGGGTGAAACCCCTCTCGCAGTTACCCCACCAACTGCGTCAAATATAACTACGTGCAAACACACACGTGTAACTTCActtattaaataaaaaaaaaacactatGTAGGGATTACCCCTGTTCAGAGGAAACAATCCTGTTTACATTCCTCTGGTTAATTTATCCACGGCTACTCATTCACCGTTTGGTTAACGCATACTGCCCTGCTgcgtgataaaaaaaaaacatcacggggaaaaacgaaaaaaaaaaaaaaaaaaaaaaaaaaaaggaagagggacTGCACTACAGTGTGCACACATAGACAGGCAGGATACGTCACCCTTTTATGTATGCCCTACTGAGGGACTCCTATTCTCACATCCCGTACactgcatatatgtatttctcCCCCACGGTGGAGTAAAATTTTCCCGAAGTGTACCTTCCCACTTGCTTCTTCTCATCTGAGTGCACGCAAGgggaaaaggagcaaaacaaacaaacaaacaaacaaataaacgAATAAACGAATGCATAGTCAAATGTGTACGCGCAAAACACGCATggtaaatgcaaaaatgggtGCTTTTTAattcgaaaaataaaatgtgccaCATGGAAGAAGCACATTTCTCAGCAAAAACTCGCGCAGTTGCATTTCTACGTGCGAAGCGcttaaatttgaaaatggaaaaaatgaatattttgAAGGGACAAACAAAATGAGTGGGGACGCACATACATCGAGTTACGCGAGGGGGGATGCTCGGTAAAGCGACTTAAACGGAGGGCGATATTTTTGAtatcttccttctgttcgCCTTCTCTTTATTCCCCTTTGACGTGCATACATTTCGCGTATTTAACGtaggaagtaaaaataacacaaatggggggaaattaatatgggtggaaggaggCACGCATACGATCGGTCAGGTGAAGGGGTGTGATGTGCGCGTGGATAGACATGTATACCAGCTGACAGTGACGTAGACCATGACATGGTGAGGATTCTCTGCTGGACGCCCCCTCGGTGGTGTAATAAAATGGGCTCCTCCAATTGATATGACaaacggggaagaaaatccctttttaaacgtactcacacatgtgtaaaaaaagaaacactaAATAATGCCATGAGGGAGCCTATTCAAATGGCGCATATGAGTTGGCACCCCCCCCTTGGACAACAATAACTTGGCACAGCACATCTGGGTGGACACGCAAACAGGATGGCACGCAGTAGGGTTCGCTCTATCGATGCTTGCACTTTTAAATTTAGTCCACGTTCTGACGTTGCCAAGGACGCGCATAGGTACCGGTGGGAATTCCCCTATGCACCTTTGTACAAACGCTTGTCTCGGCAGATAACTGCTGTTGGTGCCGCTTACTAGCATGGACGTATAGGAGAATTGCACTTCAGGCAAAGagaacataaaaatggcatgtagggcacataaaaaaaaattaaaataaactacaaaaataaattccgCACGACAACATGAAGTGCTTCTTTTCCCAGGATAATACTGCACGCGGGACGACAGCGAATCTGGGTCTCCGTGAAACGTCGCCTCATATGCTATGCACGATGAGTGGTTCCAAGGGTCCCCCCTTATTCTGATTCTATTCTGCCTCTGAGAGGTAAATAACTTGCACttcaccaaatggggaagtgaaaaaatgaaaaaattagaaaatataAGATGGTAGTAcgatcaaaaaaaaaaaaaaaacaaaaacgtACGCATCGGTATGATCAagtagggggggaaggaagggccACAGTTGCCTCTTCATGCCGACCTCCCAATCTCGGCAAAACAGCGCAGGAGAATTTGCAGcgattataaatatatggagTAATTTTTACCGCGCCCAGTTGTATGCACTGGTTAATGCgtgagtatatatatgaatgggTGCTCCTTCGCCCCACATTTTGCGCCTTGCCGCAGCAAGCGTCAGGTGGGCCTCGCTCCTTTTTATTACGTACCCCCCGTTTTACTGCACCAATCTCGCAAAGGCGAAAGTTGAAATATGTGGAGATGTTATGCCAATGTAGGGAAACAAAgtgggcaaaaaaatgaaataccCTAAggggctttttttttttttttttaatatatatacaacagagGCGAACTTTCCAACCCTGTGTAGTATCAAttgtagtaaaaaaaaaaaaacacgttGATATTCCAGCACAATCACATAGCGCATACGTGTATATGGAAACAAGCACAACCAGCGGGAGGAATGATGTTACGAGAAGCGTTTCGTAAAATCCGTTAATGTGACACGGCAAATGAGAGGAAAATTTATGTGaagtttttttaataaataggAAGGCCTATCACCACGAAACAACGCTCagcattatttatattcGTCACGTTAGTTTATATCACATCATTGCGGAGGCGCActggtgattttttttttccagatAAACTGTTGCGTTAGTTTAGCGTACGAGTATAGGAGGTAGTTTTGCGGATCCCGAAGTGACGCTTTGTTAAGTAGCAACAACTTTTCGCGAAGCGGTAAAGCAGCAAAAAGGTTAACGCGCTAAGGTTGTTAAGCTAAAAGAACGATAATACGCCACCATGTCGGTGTACATCCAGCTGACGCACGACCTGTCAGGGACGGTGACGGCCGTGACGATCGGGGACTGGATCCTGGGAATCCTGAAGCAGAAAAACATCCAGGAGTACGAAGTGTTCTTTAAGAAGTTCCTGAACATTTACCAGAAGCAGGACAAGGACTCCGAAAGCAACAACCGATCGGAAATATTCTCCCTCCTCTTATCGGCCAGCGACTTGGTCTTCGAAACGTTAGtggagacaaaaaaaaataacaaaataaaggtcATAATAGATAACAAGGAAATTGTAAAAACGTATAATGAGTTCTACAGAGAGGTGGAAGAATACTTCGTCATCCTGATCTCCATTTTGCAGCTAGAATTTAAGACCGTCGAGGATCTGAACAATGCTACAAACAACTTTATCATGGCCATTAAGAATTTTAATGTATTCCCAGAATTGCGTTTAAAAATTCTGCAGCTTTTGTATAACTCCTTCAGTGTGAATTTCTCCTTCAGATTTCCAACCTTCATTGCTATATTACAGTTTTCCTcacaaaataatattttccactttatgCTCCCCTACATTAAATTCATCGATGAGTGGATTAAGGAGTGGAATATCAGCTCAAGAGAAAAGAGACAAATCTATCTGATTATCGCCCAAGAACtgaaaaagctaaaaaagTATGAGGAGTCCTTTAAACATTTAAATAAACACGTGTACTACTTTCAGAAGGAAGCACCTGAAGTACTGAACCATCCAACCACCGTCAATGCTACGATTGAACTCATTGCAGATGCTATTAACCTAAACAACAACATCTACTTCCACCAATTGCTAACCCTAGATGCTGTCCAGAATTTACAAAACATCGAAGAACATAAACCCATTTTCCACCTACTAAACATATTTTACCAATACAGCATCCATGAATTTCTGGCCTTTAAAAATAACTACGGGGAGGAATTATTCACCAAGTACAACATCGACCTTGAAGttgcagaaaataaaatttacctTCTCTCcattatttccctttttaaagacACCAAAGTGCAAAACATTGAGCACATCTCAGAAAAACTCAATATCAGTTCCTTGAAAATTGAGAAAATTCTTGTGGCTGCTATTGGAAGTGGAGTTATCGATGCCAAGATCGACCAGATAAATAAAAGCGTCCAAATGAAGACCAACATTTTAAGGCACCTTGACGAGGCCCACTGGGAAATCCTAAACGCGCAAATAAacaagtatataaataatgtgCAGAAAATCCTGGACATTACCACGTCGCGCTCCAGACCCGTGCAGGGAAAGTAGAAATTGCCCAAGGGGGTGGAAAAACTATAAAAATTCGCCATTGCACCTTTTTACGTTTAttaaccttttttccttttgccaACTTATAAACACGTTGCGTGAACGCACACCTATGTATAAGTAGTGTAGTACATGCTCCACTTGGGCTGTTCGCCCAGTGTATTCCATTCCGTAGAACTCGTTTCGAAGCGGTGGTCGTATGCCATTTTTCATAGGCTTCCATTTTGGTCAAGTCTTTTTAAGGTGCGCAGTTCAACGCGTaaacaaaatgtaaaaaaaaaaaaaaaaaaaaaaaaaaagtagcaacatggaaaaaacatAGCACATGCCGAGTAGGACCAATGGGGGGCGTCATCCTCGCCAACGCTGCTAGCGTCGCGAATGCGCGGGGAAGGGGGTCAGTCTTCACAtacaacaaaaatgttctCCTTCCAGTTggtctttttccccctctttaaTCCTACACAATaggcatttttcttctctcctaTTTTTATGTTACCACTTTGCACCGGTTATTCAGTGTATCGGGCAAATGCTGCTCCTGTCGCTACTCCCCTATCTGGCCTACCATGCCCCTATCAATACACAGCAATTTTTACCTCCTTGAGGGGGTTCAAATTTTTACTCCTCTGGTTGTTGTCGCTCAAGTACGCCTTAACTTTGTACCTCTTGttatgaaaatatttttccattttcaagTTTTTCCCGTTGCCGTGTAGGTTGCAGCCGTTGTAGTTGGTTGTCTTCACATGGGATGGGTGCAACCAGTGCATGTTATACACTTTGTTGTTCTTCACATTTCCTGTGTTCATAAAATCGTAATTGTATTTGTTGGCGTAGTTCTGTTCCTGAGTATATGGCATGTAGTTTTTATTTAGGaaggttttattttttttctttttttctacatttttcttgGCAAAGTTTAGTGCGTTTTGGCTGTCCTTATTAAGCGCATTTCCGTTGGGGGTGGCTACTCCCTTTACGTTTTGGTATTGGCCCTTGATTGGGGATTTTCTACCCTGCACGTTCGCCGCTTCGGGGGGCACTTCCGTATGCACTTCTGGGTGCACTTCGGGGTGTACTTCTGCTGCCGCTTCGATAGCCGCTTTGACGTCCGCTTGCACGCTGCCCTGTACCTCTGGTACTCTGTTCTGCGTTACCACCTCGTCGACCCCCTCTGACAGGTACGCCGGTATGGGGATCTGCTCCGGCTTGGGGGAtctcatatatataggtacgGCGAAAAACGACTCTTCCTCTCCTTTCTTGCCAGCCCTTTTTGATTCATCATTCCTTTGGCCGGCACCCATGCCACCGTTCAAGTTGCTCATCATCCTGCTATTCAAACTGTTGTTCTTGCACAGCTCCATCTTCGATGAGTGACTTAGAAAATTGCAGCTCGTTGTAAAATTGGGATACTTGGACGTGGCGTACTTCACATAATGACCTGCTACGAAGCCACCTATAGCTAGATCCTTCCTACTGCCAGTGTAATAATATCTCccattttctacatttttaattatttttttaatttttcttcccctgctAATGTTGCTTCCGACGTTTATTTGGTTGTTGTATTTATTGCATCCGCTGGtcatgttcttttttccctttaatgTAATGGCGCTCTCTTTAACATTTCCACTGGTAACTGTGGTTTTCCCCGTTTGGGCATCACCGCTTCTGCCGGCTGCATTTGGGCATTTTTCCTGcgcttcatttattttatcgcTCTTTGGTACATCACTAATGatgtttccttccattcccttAATGCTCTTTCCTTGTTCGTTTTCCTTGTCAattctttcctcttcatcattgCGGCCGGGTTGCGTATCCTTCACCCCCGATGTGCTCCTTTCACCCTTCTTAGCCAAATCTGGTATTATGCTTCTTTTCGTAATTTTCTtcgcattttcattttcgctctccatttttatacCTTCGGAGGGTCCTTTCGCGGTATCCCCATTCGTCGTGGtgtctttcttcttctccgtCTGCTTCGCCATCTCATCGTCCTCATCATCATTCTTAACATCCTTCAGCAGCAAATTAAACAGTTCCTGGGTGGACGTAAATTTAAATCCGTCCTTTACCTTTTTGGTCTTGGTGGTTGTACGTTCGccatcctttttctttttgctctttttttcgaCGCAATCTTTGGCGCCTTCCCGCTCATTCTCTTttgccttctcctttttcttctttttctgctcctccttcagcagttctttcttctccgcttcctcctttgcgCCCTTCTCCCCTTCCACGGGgatctttccctttccttcttcgttGCTCATTCCCTCGGTTGGTCTTTTAAGTATTTTTATGATGCACTTTTTTCTGCtggtttcctttttcttgtctCTACTTCCGACTTCGTCCTTTTCCGTTTCTTTCTCtgcttttctctttttaccCTCTGTCTTGTCTGTACAGTTGGCCTCCTTTGGGGGGTCGCTTACGGGaacctcctcctcctgttgTTTCTCCCCCTGTTGCGCTTCGTAGTAGTTCCCCTTCCTATAATTATACAGCTTGTTGTAGTAGTTGTACCCTCCGTACTTATTGCTGTAGCCATAGTAGTTGTAATTTCTCCTCCTGCCCATGTAGTCCTTTCCGTAGTACATTCCTATGGACATGTTCTTTGGCTTCTTGTACAGGTCTACCATGGTGcgttggtttttttttttttttttttttctgtttattccGTTGAGGCGTCCACTGCCGTTGCGGTAGGGATATAAAAAGCGCTCGTTATTCGCGTGATATTAACGGGGCACTGCTCGGTTCCTCTCTCCTACCGTCTCGTTCGTGCGTACAAATAAATATGCAACGAAATTGACGGAAATATGAATGGCTCGATTGGTAGGTGCGTCAATTGATTTCTTGCTGGATGGATAGGTGCGGTCCATGCGAATGCAATGGGCACACACTTCGTattaacaataaaaaaaggattaaagggggaaacaaattGCACAAATGTGGCCTCAAActtcaatttaaaaaatgtgcatacgtGTTTGTTTGTGCCTGCTCGTGTCCTCTCCTGTTCAAAATGGATGCACAGATATGTTTGCAACCTCGACCGCGTGCTGATGATCTTGGCAAGAACTTCCACGCAAGCAAGCTTTTGTACATCCGCGCCCTTCGCGTGTCGTCTTCAAAATAACTTAATTATTATAAAGtttaattattaaaatttatttaaaaaacaaatgggcgaaaaaaaaaaaaaaaaaaaaaattgtaaataatGAAGGTGTGCGTTAAAACTCACGAAAGAGGTATACATACTACGCGCACGCGTGCACCTGGGGTATGAGTACTTATCGTGGAGTCACTTGCCACACCTGCGTGGGTCTACACAGAGTGAGCTGATAAGCAGTCACACAACATAAGTATaaatgtgcatgcatatatgagTACACCCATGTAGGCACAGATTTGGGCTTTGTGTGGTGCCCAAGGCTGGTGACATAAACTTTCTGCTTTGTTTGTAATTATTCAAGCAAATACACTTGTTGGGAAGcagtaaaaaatggaagagtgCTCCACTGCAAGTTGCACAACTGGTAAGGGTATAAAAGGCAAACCATAACCTACGATCTGCTCCTgcacaaaagggaagcacGCGCGTGCAGGTAGCTCACACTGTATAAACgaaatgaaacaaaaaaaagtgaatgcaGCAAAACCGACGTTGATATGATTGTCGAAAATGAAACACTCATgtataagtttttttttttttttttaatatggaCTCTCCTTTCTCTTGCGATGCCCATAAATTAGTATGGTCGCTTTTCTCAGATAAGCTTGTCAACGCTTTAtcgcatttaaaaaaaaaaaaaatgaaacatttaagtactaaaataaaaatgtgcactatatacacatgtatgcatTACACAggggtggtaaaaaaaaaaaaaggaaaaccccTGTGGTGGGAACCTTTGCGTCGTTTATAAATAAAAGTTCTATGCTCCCTGTTTTTTGTCCAACGGAGGCGTTCCAGTtgggtgtacatatatatgtatatatatgtgtatgtatatatgcagtGACCTCAGCACGGCGTGAGGGGAGGTCTTCTATCATAACATACTCTGCACGCTGCAATACGGTTGCAATTGTGACTGTCACGGTTGCtattctttattattttattttattttttacgcattcatacgaaaaggaaaaaactcaGTTCACGCTTTGGCATAAGCGAATATTCAAACGCGCGCGCGAAGGTATATCCGTGGCTTGGCGTGTTAATCGCACAGTTCAGATGCTACAAATAAATGTTCACATCTATGCACATGTAAACGTATAAGATGTATTgttcataaatatttttttcttttttttttttttttggcaaattGTGGCGCAGTGATCACATGATTAAAATATGTATCTCTCAAATATGCTTTTTCGAATTGTTCTAAATGAGTACGGGTGGCATTATGCTGACTCACATGGGGGAATGCAAACTGTGTGCTGGTTCAGTAGTTTGTTAAGTTCGCAAGTGTGAATTATGTATTATGTACtctgtgtacatatttattgtgtatgtatatgcatatattatgtatcTATATAGGtacgcatgtatgtatgtactttttttttttttttttttcttcgtgaGCCTTTTGCTTAATAACTAtcagaaataaaatatatccaCTTAACAATCCAtggtataataatatatctGCCAAAGGATCACACACTataagtttttatttttttttttttttattatttatttttttcccattcttcACGAATTGTAACTATGGTGTAGGTTACTCATGTCTCACACACATAAATGCTAGGTTGAAACAATCATTTGTTTACTTCTCACACAGGGGACACCACTATGCTTAAGTATTAAAATTCTCATTTTGACCTACGTATGTGTGGGTATACACGAGGGGAGTCGTCTCTACATGCGCGCACAAATACGTGCGTACGTACATACACGCATAAGTAGCTTGTGTAGCACAGAGGCACACACGTTTGACGTCTGCACCCTCACAGTCGTTCTCGTTTACTCGAGCTGGAGACTGCTAGCCACGGTATTACGACTTTTACGCCACCACAAAAAATAGATCTCAAATCAGACGTACATGTACTGTGTAtgcgactttttttttctctcacgAAATGCTTTTCAcgttttaaaataaaaaaaaaaatgatcgtTAATGTAAAAACATTCGTCACAACACGTCGTCTGTTCATTCAAATGCTGgtgtaaaaataatgcaaaatatattttctccactcacacatatgcataccaAAAGATACGCGTTTTGTCTACACAGAAAGTGCGGGccacagaataaaaaaattaagtggTAAAGATATCACACTTAAAGACGGCCAATCCCGAACGCGCTATTATGTGGGCTCTCTTTAAAACCTCAattcacacaaaaaagggggtgggtaaaaaaaaaaaaaaagaaaaaagtgttttttttttcttttctcttttcgcAGTGCAAACTTTGCGAAGAgagcaaataaaatgtgCCGTGCTCGTCGTAAGCACgtacattacatatgtgtatacaaaCACAC harbors:
- a CDS encoding Eukaryotic translation initiation factor 3 subunit M, which translates into the protein MSVYIQLTHDLSGTVTAVTIGDWILGILKQKNIQEYEVFFKKFLNIYQKQDKDSESNNRSEIFSLLLSASDLVFETLVETKKNNKIKVIIDNKEIVKTYNEFYREVEEYFVILISILQLEFKTVEDLNNATNNFIMAIKNFNVFPELRLKILQLLYNSFSVNFSFRFPTFIAILQFSSQNNIFHFMLPYIKFIDEWIKEWNISSREKRQIYLIIAQELKKLKKYEESFKHLNKHVYYFQKEAPEVLNHPTTVNATIELIADAINLNNNIYFHQLLTLDAVQNLQNIEEHKPIFHLLNIFYQYSIHEFLAFKNNYGEELFTKYNIDLEVAENKIYLLSIISLFKDTKVQNIEHISEKLNISSLKIEKILVAAIGSGVIDAKIDQINKSVQMKTNILRHLDEAHWEILNAQINKYINNVQKILDITTSRSRPVQGK